One Synechococcus sp. CC9605 genomic window carries:
- a CDS encoding type III pantothenate kinase, which translates to MTGSERGGGRALLIGNSRWHWAQRQDNDVRVDHGPPEPGRIGNDPPIWAAVAPVPESLMAHQDLRIRLEDVPLPKAPPWLGVDRALGAWMAWRCSQEQQLDCSRGLLLVDAGTVLSLTRVTADGCFGGGQLIPGYRLQLQAMAEGTLGLPSTPEVPSNDALQEVFPQQTVAAMQRGVLEAMLASIAAAQQHAQGLLWICGGDADLLKQHWTGATKLLQLEGDLQLQALLSLGAGLSSGRDR; encoded by the coding sequence GTGACGGGGTCTGAACGGGGCGGCGGTCGCGCTCTGCTGATTGGCAACAGCCGTTGGCATTGGGCCCAGCGTCAAGACAACGATGTACGTGTCGATCACGGGCCTCCTGAACCTGGTCGCATCGGGAACGACCCTCCGATCTGGGCGGCGGTGGCTCCGGTGCCCGAGTCGCTCATGGCCCACCAGGATCTGCGCATTCGCCTTGAGGATGTGCCCTTGCCAAAGGCTCCTCCTTGGTTGGGTGTGGACCGAGCTCTCGGGGCTTGGATGGCCTGGCGCTGCAGTCAGGAGCAACAGCTCGACTGTTCCAGGGGGTTACTGCTCGTGGATGCCGGCACCGTGTTGAGCCTCACCCGGGTGACGGCGGACGGTTGTTTTGGAGGTGGTCAGCTGATCCCGGGCTATCGGCTCCAACTCCAGGCCATGGCCGAGGGAACCCTCGGCTTGCCTTCAACCCCGGAGGTGCCCAGCAACGACGCTCTGCAGGAGGTGTTTCCACAACAGACCGTGGCTGCCATGCAGCGCGGTGTGCTGGAGGCAATGTTGGCCTCCATTGCAGCGGCTCAGCAGCACGCCCAAGGCTTGTTGTGGATCTGCGGTGGTGACGCTGACCTGTTGAAGCAACATTGGACCGGTGCAACGAAGTTGTTGCAGCTGGAGGGTGATCTTCAGTTGCAAGCATTGCTGAGCCTGGGTGCTGGGCTCAGCTCAGGCCGAGATCGCTGA